The following proteins come from a genomic window of Nicotiana tomentosiformis chromosome 12, ASM39032v3, whole genome shotgun sequence:
- the LOC138902539 gene encoding uncharacterized protein, whose amino-acid sequence MRLQGRLCVPNVDGLRDLILQEYHSLWYSIHPSAMMMYRDLKQYFSVAEDEERHYLACFTVFELPASEVELSTIFHPQIDCQSEQTIQILEDILRGCVIHFKGHWHPFLLVEEFAYSNSYHSSTEMALCEALHSRRCRYPIGWFDPGEVKLLGIDLVCNALEMVKLILELLHTS is encoded by the exons ATGCGACTTCAGGGTCggctttgtgttcctaatgttgatggcttgagggattTGATACTTCAGGAGTACCATAGTttgtggtattctattcatccaagtgctatgatgatgtatcgtgatttgaagcaGTATTTTTcagtggcggaggatgaagaaagacattattTGGCATGTTTCACAGTGTTTGAATTACCAGCAAGTGAA GTGGAGCttagcacaatatttcacccacAAATAGATTGTCAGTCCGAGCAGACTATTCAGATCCTTGAGGATATATTGAGAGGTTGTGTTATTCATTTCAAAGGCCATTGGCATCCATTCCTACTGGTGGAGGAGTTTGCTTACagtaatagctatcattccagtactGAAATGGCTTTATGTGAGGCCTTGCATAGTAGGCGGTGTCGATATCCTATTGGTTGGTTTGATCCTGGTGAGGTTAAGTTATTGGGTATTGATTTGGTTTGTAATGCTTTGGAGATGGTAAAATTGATTCTGGAGCTGCTTCACACATCCTAA
- the LOC138902538 gene encoding uncharacterized protein: MVRDVAFMAGEKKHLKVSPMKRMMKFGKKGRLSLGFVGPFDALERVGKVSYRLALLSSLSGLHPLFHVSMLQKHYQDKSHVLDFSTVRLEENLTYEKELVAILDRQVRMYG; the protein is encoded by the coding sequence ATGGTCCGTGATGTGGCTTTCATGGCAGGTGAAAAGAAACATTTgaaagtttcacccatgaagagaATGATGAAATTTGGGAAGAAAGGCAGGTTGAGTCTAGGATTTGTTGGTCCATTTGACGCGTTAGAAAGAGTTGGCAAGGTTTCTTATAGACTTGCTTTGCTTTCTAGTCTTTCGGGATTGCATCCactgtttcatgtttctatgcttcagaagcATTATCAAGACAAatcacatgttttagacttcagcacagtgcgGTTAGAAGAGAACTTAACTTATGAAAAAGAattagtggccattttggataggcaggttcgaatgTACGGGTAA
- the LOC138902537 gene encoding uncharacterized protein: MAEYEACILGIRMAVDMNIKELLVIGDSDMLIHQVQGEWSTKNVNILSYLHCVKELCKKFTKIEFRNIPRIQNEFADAFATLSSMIQHPDKNYIDPIEVEIRDGHAYYFQKNEEPGGKPWYHDIKKFLAT; the protein is encoded by the coding sequence ATGGCTGAATACGAGGCATGCATCCTTGGAATCAGAATGGCagtcgacatgaacatcaaagaacttttggtcataggagacTCTGATATGttgatacaccaagtccaaggAGAATGGTCCACCAAGAATGTCAACATACTGTCGTACCTGCACTGCGTGAAGGAGCtgtgcaagaagttcacaaagattgagttcaGGAACATCCCCaggattcagaacgagttcgcTGACGCCTTTGCGACCTTATCATCGATGATTCAACATCCAGATAAGAATTACATCGACCCAATcgaggtagaaattagggatggACATGCATATTACTTCCAAAAGAATGAAGAACCAGGCGGTAAACCATGGTATCACGACATCAAGAAATTCCTTGCGACCTAG